In Brassica rapa cultivar Chiifu-401-42 chromosome A06, CAAS_Brap_v3.01, whole genome shotgun sequence, a single window of DNA contains:
- the LOC103873916 gene encoding elicitor peptide 1: MEKVERQSEEASYLWLPFHFLNQTIKAILRCLGILHHDPPTVTKTSSDSAPLNQPEEEEEEDVVMEDNVVVATMGSKNGIIITSRGTKVNAKRKEKAKVSSGRPGKHH; encoded by the exons ATGGAAAAGGTTGAGAGACAAAGTGAAGAAGCATCTTATCTATGGCTTCCTTTTCACTTCCTCAACCAAACTATTAAAGCTATCTTAAGGTGTCTTGGAATACTTCATCATGATCCTCCCACGGTTACTAAAACGTCGTCAGATTCAGCACCCTTAAACCAGCCG gaggaggaagaagaagaagatgtggtCATGGAAGACAACGTCGTTGTGGCGACTATGGGCAGTAAAAACGGCATCATAATAACGAGTAGGGGAACAAAGGTGAATGCAAAGAGAAAGGAAAAGGCAAAAGTTAGCTCAGGACGACCGGGGAAACATCACTAG